In the genome of Pseudoliparis swirei isolate HS2019 ecotype Mariana Trench chromosome 3, NWPU_hadal_v1, whole genome shotgun sequence, one region contains:
- the npas2 gene encoding neuronal PAS domain-containing protein 2 isoform X2: protein MDNLSDFGGPCPSTRREWDTNSGVDDLMDDDDKDRAKRASRNKSEKKRRDQFNVLIKELCTMLQGQGHPRKMDKSTILQRTIDFLQKQKDITAQNETCDVRQDWKPSFLSNEEFTQLMLEALDGFLVALTTDGNIIYVSDSVSSLIGHLPSDMVDQNILNFLPEREHGEVYKRLSSHMLMTDPTAADFLDSEAHIEFCCHLARGNIDPKEPPVYEYVKFVGDFKFHNNVPTSCNGLDLALPRSLQSSLEEQVCLIATVRLVTPQFVKDLCNVEDPCDEFTSRHSLEWKFLFLDHRASPIIGYLPFEVLGTSGYDYYHVDDLELIAQCHKQLMQFGKGKSCYYRFLTKGQQWIWLQTHYYITYHQWNSKPEFIVCTHSVVSYAEVRAERRRAFGLEEPSPPEIAPSSVKAQELYLDICSTLDPPQDRNSGARSVSSHSSRKSSHTAMSDSASPNSYTEACTPSWQSASIGTEKTSARLQPSSSKNLAQRQNSFDLVPQLSLPLSPTCSKHSTMQQQQQQQQQQQQQQQQPMDELQQPQLCVMNQLKEQLEERTRILQADIKTQQQELHDIKEKLQLANLQMLLQPPIQNDFGQAQQQQQQQPSQQNQGGLTRQHSGHSKPSSCGAHNSSPHLVLRANSSPSTQVQQRIARSGPAQSVSVPVQANTNVTMPFYSNPMMFSQTNTRSLQDVNQRRTDGEFNQDGQLRMLLNQPMQALVPANSVTSQPSQCTTGISQTIYTLEQQIIAPSFSMQQVNCNAVLVPSPVFTSPIMIPHNSFIANQSPAAYQTQPQASQHSLQLQQPQQFFQMAQGLLHGGSTPAFLHTTNVPQQSTVGYIQQQQLPQAQQQQRQYQHSQNQTGSVTDFRNLLTR, encoded by the exons ATGGACAACCTTTCTGACTTCGGGGGTCCCTGTCCATCCACCCGCAGGGAATGGGA CACCAACAGCGGCGTGGACGATTTAATGGATGACGATGATAAAGACAGAGCAAAAAG GGCTTCTCGGAACAAatcggaaaagaaaagaagagaccaATTCAATGTGCTCATCAAGGAGCTATGCACCATGCTGCAGGGTCAAGGCCATCCGCGCAAGATGGACAAGTCCACCATACTGCAGAGAACTATTGACTTCTTGCAGAAACAGAAAG ACATCACTGCGCAGAACGAAACGTGCGATGTGAGGCAGGACTGGAAGCCCTCATTCCTTAGTAATGAGGAGTTCACTCAGCTAATGCTGGAG gcCCTCGATGGTTTCCTGGTGGCACTAACGACAGATGGCAACATCATATACGTATCTGACAGCGTGTCTTCACTCATTGGCCATTTACCG TCAGATATGGTGGACCAAAATATCTTGAATTTCCTTCCGGAGCGGGAACACGGGGAGGTGTATAAGCGGCTATCATCCCACATGCTGATGACTGACCCCACTGCTGCTGACTTCCTTGACA GCGAGGCACATATTGAATTTTGCTGTCATCTGGCCAGAGGTAACATTGACCCAAAGGAACCGCCTGTGTATGAGTACGTCAAGTTTGTGGGAGATTTCAAGTTTCATAACAATG TGCCTACATCTTGTAACGGGCTGGATTTGGCGTTACCAAGAAGCCTTCAGTCATCTCTAGAGGAGCAGGTGTGCCTCATTGCTACTGTACGATTAGTCACGCCACAGTTTGTAAAG GATTTGTGTAATGTGGAAGATCCCTGTGATGAGTTCACATCCAGACACAGCCTTGAATGGAAGTTCCTGTTTTTAGATCACAG AGCGTCACCGATCATTGGATATTTACCGTTCGAAGTTCTTGGAACTTCTGGCTATGATTACTATCACGTGGATGACTTGGAGCTTATAGCTCAGTGTCATAAGCAGC tAATGCAATTTGGAAAGGGTAAATCCTGCTACTATCGCTTCCTGACCAAAGGGCAGCAGTGGATTTGGTTGCAGACTCACTATTACATCACTTACCACCAGTGGAACTCCAAGCCCGAGTTCATCGTCTGCACTCACAGCGTTGTCAG TTATGCTGAGGTGcgagctgagaggaggagagcgtttGGCTTGGAGGAGCCGTCTCCACCCGAGATCGCTCCCTCGTCCGTGAAG GCTCAGGAGCTGTACTTGGACATCTGCTCCACACTGGACCCTCCGCAGGATAGAAACAGCGGCGCACGTTCGGTATCGTCCCACAGCTCCCGGAAGTCCTCCCACACGGCCATGTCGGACTCTGCAT CACCTAACTCCTACACAGAAGCCTGCACGCCATCATGGCAGTCTGCTTCCATTGGGACAGAGAAGACCTCTGCCAGACTACAACCCAGCAGTTCAAAG AATTTGGCACAAAGACAAAATTCCTTTGACCTCGTTCCCCAACTGAGCCTCCCCCTTTCTCCCACCTGCAGCAAGCACTCCACAATG cagcagcaacaacaacagcaacagcaacaacaacagcagcagcagcagcccatgGATGAGCTGCAGCAGCCCCAGCTCTGTGTAATGAACCAGCtgaaggagcagctggaggagaggacgcGCATTCTGCAAGCTGACATTAAGACGCAGCAGCAGGAGCTGCACGACATTAAGGAGAAGCTTCAACTTGCTAATCTCCAG atgTTGTTACAGCCGCCTATCCAAAATGACTTTGGCcaggcccagcagcagcagcagcagcaaccctCCCAGCAGAACCAGGGAGGGTTGACCAGGCAGCACTCAGGCCACTCTAAACCATCGTCCTGCGGGGCCCACAATTCATCCCCTCACTTAGTCCTGAGAGCGAACAGCTCACCCTCAACACAG GTCCAGCAGAGGATTGCACGGAGCGGGCCGGCTCAGTCGGTGAGCGTGCCCGTGCAGGCGAACACGAACGTCACGATGCCGTTCTACAGCAACCCCATGATGTTCTCTCAGACCAACACCAGGTCTCTGCAGGATGTGAACCAAAGACGCACAGACGGCGAGTTCAACCAAGATGGACAACTACG CATGCTCCTCAACCAGCCGATGCAGGCGCTGGTTCCCGCTAACAGTGTCACCTCGCAGCCTTCCCAGTGCACCACGGGCATCTCCCAAACCAT ATACACCTTGGAGCAGCAGATCATCGCCCCGTCATTCTCCATGCAACAGGTCAACTGCAACGCCGTCCTCGTCCCCTCCCCGGTCTTCACGTCCCCCATAATGATCCCACACAACAGTTTCATCGCAAACCAGTCCCCGGCGGCCTACCAGACTCAGCCTCAGGCCTCTCAGCACTCCCTGCAGCTCCAGCAGCCCCAGCAGTTCTTTCAG
- the npas2 gene encoding neuronal PAS domain-containing protein 2 isoform X6 — protein sequence MVDQNILNFLPEREHGEVYKRLSSHMLMTDPTAADFLDSEAHIEFCCHLARGNIDPKEPPVYEYVKFVGDFKFHNNVPTSCNGLDLALPRSLQSSLEEQVCLIATVRLVTPQFVKDLCNVEDPCDEFTSRHSLEWKFLFLDHRASPIIGYLPFEVLGTSGYDYYHVDDLELIAQCHKQLMQFGKGKSCYYRFLTKGQQWIWLQTHYYITYHQWNSKPEFIVCTHSVVSYAEVRAERRRAFGLEEPSPPEIAPSSVKAQELYLDICSTLDPPQDRNSGARSVSSHSSRKSSHTAMSDSASPNSYTEACTPSWQSASIGTEKTSARLQPSSSKNLAQRQNSFDLVPQLSLPLSPTCSKHSTMQQQQQQQQQQQQQQQQPMDELQQPQLCVMNQLKEQLEERTRILQADIKTQQQELHDIKEKLQLANLQMLLQPPIQNDFGQAQQQQQQQPSQQNQGGLTRQHSGHSKPSSCGAHNSSPHLVLRANSSPSTQQVQQRIARSGPAQSVSVPVQANTNVTMPFYSNPMMFSQTNTRSLQDVNQRRTDGEFNQDGQLRMLLNQPMQALVPANSVTSQPSQCTTGISQTIYTLEQQIIAPSFSMQQVNCNAVLVPSPVFTSPIMIPHNSFIANQSPAAYQTQPQASQHSLQLQQPQQFFQMAQGLLHGGSTPAFLHTTNVPQQSTVGYIQQQQLPQAQQQQRQYQHSQNQTGSVTDFRNLLTR from the exons ATGGTGGACCAAAATATCTTGAATTTCCTTCCGGAGCGGGAACACGGGGAGGTGTATAAGCGGCTATCATCCCACATGCTGATGACTGACCCCACTGCTGCTGACTTCCTTGACA GCGAGGCACATATTGAATTTTGCTGTCATCTGGCCAGAGGTAACATTGACCCAAAGGAACCGCCTGTGTATGAGTACGTCAAGTTTGTGGGAGATTTCAAGTTTCATAACAATG TGCCTACATCTTGTAACGGGCTGGATTTGGCGTTACCAAGAAGCCTTCAGTCATCTCTAGAGGAGCAGGTGTGCCTCATTGCTACTGTACGATTAGTCACGCCACAGTTTGTAAAG GATTTGTGTAATGTGGAAGATCCCTGTGATGAGTTCACATCCAGACACAGCCTTGAATGGAAGTTCCTGTTTTTAGATCACAG AGCGTCACCGATCATTGGATATTTACCGTTCGAAGTTCTTGGAACTTCTGGCTATGATTACTATCACGTGGATGACTTGGAGCTTATAGCTCAGTGTCATAAGCAGC tAATGCAATTTGGAAAGGGTAAATCCTGCTACTATCGCTTCCTGACCAAAGGGCAGCAGTGGATTTGGTTGCAGACTCACTATTACATCACTTACCACCAGTGGAACTCCAAGCCCGAGTTCATCGTCTGCACTCACAGCGTTGTCAG TTATGCTGAGGTGcgagctgagaggaggagagcgtttGGCTTGGAGGAGCCGTCTCCACCCGAGATCGCTCCCTCGTCCGTGAAG GCTCAGGAGCTGTACTTGGACATCTGCTCCACACTGGACCCTCCGCAGGATAGAAACAGCGGCGCACGTTCGGTATCGTCCCACAGCTCCCGGAAGTCCTCCCACACGGCCATGTCGGACTCTGCAT CACCTAACTCCTACACAGAAGCCTGCACGCCATCATGGCAGTCTGCTTCCATTGGGACAGAGAAGACCTCTGCCAGACTACAACCCAGCAGTTCAAAG AATTTGGCACAAAGACAAAATTCCTTTGACCTCGTTCCCCAACTGAGCCTCCCCCTTTCTCCCACCTGCAGCAAGCACTCCACAATG cagcagcaacaacaacagcaacagcaacaacaacagcagcagcagcagcccatgGATGAGCTGCAGCAGCCCCAGCTCTGTGTAATGAACCAGCtgaaggagcagctggaggagaggacgcGCATTCTGCAAGCTGACATTAAGACGCAGCAGCAGGAGCTGCACGACATTAAGGAGAAGCTTCAACTTGCTAATCTCCAG atgTTGTTACAGCCGCCTATCCAAAATGACTTTGGCcaggcccagcagcagcagcagcagcaaccctCCCAGCAGAACCAGGGAGGGTTGACCAGGCAGCACTCAGGCCACTCTAAACCATCGTCCTGCGGGGCCCACAATTCATCCCCTCACTTAGTCCTGAGAGCGAACAGCTCACCCTCAACACAG CAGGTCCAGCAGAGGATTGCACGGAGCGGGCCGGCTCAGTCGGTGAGCGTGCCCGTGCAGGCGAACACGAACGTCACGATGCCGTTCTACAGCAACCCCATGATGTTCTCTCAGACCAACACCAGGTCTCTGCAGGATGTGAACCAAAGACGCACAGACGGCGAGTTCAACCAAGATGGACAACTACG CATGCTCCTCAACCAGCCGATGCAGGCGCTGGTTCCCGCTAACAGTGTCACCTCGCAGCCTTCCCAGTGCACCACGGGCATCTCCCAAACCAT ATACACCTTGGAGCAGCAGATCATCGCCCCGTCATTCTCCATGCAACAGGTCAACTGCAACGCCGTCCTCGTCCCCTCCCCGGTCTTCACGTCCCCCATAATGATCCCACACAACAGTTTCATCGCAAACCAGTCCCCGGCGGCCTACCAGACTCAGCCTCAGGCCTCTCAGCACTCCCTGCAGCTCCAGCAGCCCCAGCAGTTCTTTCAG